From the genome of Agromyces intestinalis:
GGTGCATGGACTGCGTCTCGACTGGCACCACCTCGACTGGGGCTCCGAGTTCTACCGGCGACACGGCCGGATGCTGCCCGTCGACGGCCTCGAGGTGCTCGCCCAGCACGACGCGATCTTCCTCGGCGCCGTCGGCGTGCCCGACATCCCCGATGTCGAGACGCTGTGGGGGCTGCTCATCCCGATCCGCCGCGCGTTCGAGCAGTACATCAACCTGCGGCCCGTGAAGACACTGCCCGGCGTCACCAATCGGGTGCGCACCGACGAGGTGATCGACCTCATGATCGTGCGCGAGAACAACGAGGGCGAGTACTCCGAGATCGGCGGGCGCGCCTACCGCGGACTGCCCGAGGAGGCGGCCTTCCAAGAGAACGTGTTCACGCGCAAGGGCGTCGCGCGGGCCGCGCGCTTCGCCGCCGAACTGGCGGTCTCGCGTGGCGGCAGGCTCACCTCGGCGACCAAGAGCAACGGCATCGTGCACACCATGCCGTTCTGGGATGAGGTCGTGCGCGACACGCTGACGGACTACCCGTCGGTCGAGCTGCGCAGCGAGCTCATCGACGCGCTCGCGGCCTCGCTCGTGCTGCATCCCGAGCGCTACGACGTGATCGTCGCGTCGAACCTCTTCGGCGACATCCTCTCCGACCTCGCGGGCGCGGTGACCGGGTCGATCGGCTCGGCCCCGAGCGCGAACCTGAACCCCGAGCGACGGCACCCGTCGATGTTCGAGCCCGTGCACGGGTCGGCGCCCGACATCGCGGGGCAGGGCATCGCGAACCCGATCGGCCAGATCTGGAGCGGCGCGATGATGCTCGACGCGCTCGGCCACCGCCCCGCCGCCGCCCACCTCACCGCCGCGTTCGAGCACGTGCTCGCCGAGGGCGTGCGCACGCGCGACCTGGGCGGCACCGCCTCCACCGAGCAGTTCACCTCCGCGGTCGTCGCCGCGGTCGGCGGGCTCGCCGACCGCTACCTCGGCACGGATGCCGACGCCGATGCCGTGGTCGATGCGGATGTCGCGGGAGTCGCGTCGTGAGCGCTGAGCCGCAGGTGCGATCGGATGCCGCGGCGCAGGTGGATGGAGCGGGGCATCCGCTTCGCCGTCAGTCCCTCTTCATCGACGGTGACTGGGTCGACGGGCAGGGCACCCGCGAGGTGCGCGACCGCTGGACGGGCGAGCCGATCGCGATCGTCTCCGAGGGCGATCCCTCGCTCGCGACCGCGGCCGTCGATGCGGCCGCTCGGGCGCTGCTGACAGCGTTCCCGATCCCCGACCGGTCGCGCGTGCTCGCGGCGGCCGCGGCGGAGATCGCCGCGCGCGCCGAGGAGTTCGCCCAGGCCATCACGGCCGAGACGGGCAAGCCGATCACCGCCGCCCGCGGCGAGGTCGGGCGCGGCGTCGAGACGCTGACCTGGGCCGCCGAAGAGGCCAAGCGGCTGCCGGGCGAGACCGTGCGCCTCGACGCGATCGCGTCGGGCGCCGGCACCATGGCGTTCACCGTTCCCGAGCCGCGGGGTGTCGTCGCGGCGATCACGCCGTTCAATTTCCCGCTCAACCTGGTGCTGCACAAGGTGGCGCCGGCGATCGCGGCCGGATGCTCCGTGGTGCTGAAGCCGTCGGACAAAGCGGTCGTCGTCGCCGGCCTGTTGGCCGAGGCGTTCGAGGCGGCAGGGCTTCCAGCGGGACGGCTCAACCTCGTCACGGGCGCGCCGGCGCGGGTCGTCGAACCGTGGCTCGCCGATCCACGGGTCGCGGTCGTCACCTTCACCGGGTCGAGCGCCGTCGGCTGGGACCTCAAGCGCCGCTCGCCCGAGAAGCTGCACGTGCTCGAACTCGGCTCGAACACCGCGCTCGTGGTGACCGACAGCGCCGACGTCGACCGGGCCGCCGCCGATGCGGCGACCGCGGCGCTCGCGAACTCGGGCCAGGCGTGCGTGTCGCTGCAGCGCATCTACGTGACGCCCGGCATCGCCGCGCGCTTCACCGCGGCGCTCGCCGAGCGCTTCGGCGCGACGCCGATCGGCGACCCCCGCGAGGAGTCGACCGTGGTCGGGCCGCTCATCACCGACTCCGCCGCCGAGCGGCTCGCCGCGACGATCGCCGCGTCGGTCGCGGCCGGCGGCCGCGTGCTCGCCGGCGGGTCGCTCGAGGGCGGCGTGCTGCAGCCGACGCTGCTGGCCGACGTGCCCGCGAGCGATCCGATCGTCTGCGAAGAGGCGTTCGGCCCCGTCGCGAGCGTCATCGTGGTCGACGACCTCGACGCGGCGATCGCCGCGGTCAACGACTCCGACTATGCGCTCAACACCGCGATCCACACGTCGAACCTCGGCGAGGCGATGGCGTTCGCCGAGCGGGCCGAGGCGGGCAGCGTGCTCGTCAACCTGCCGCCGTCGTACCGCGCCGACCACATGCCGTACGGCGGCGTGAAGGGCTCGGGGCAGGGCACCGAGGGCGTGCGGTATGCGATCCACGAGCTGGTGCGCGAGAAGCTCGTGGTGCTGAAGCCGTAAGGCTCACGGACTCCGCTCGGCCGAAGGCCCTCGGCCTACTCGTCGTGCTGCGCGAAGACCGAGTCGAAGGCGGCCTGCGGGCGATCCCACAGCAGCGATCGCACGTGCGCGAGCGCGGCGGGCGCGCCCTCGTAGCGGCTCATCCCGGCGTCCTCCCACTCGATCGAGATCGGGCCGTCGTAGCCGATCGCGTCGAGCGCGCGGAACGCGTCTTCGAAGGGCACGTCGCCGTGGCCGGCTGACACGAAGGTCCAGCCGCGCCGGGGGCTGTCCCAGGGCAGGTGCGAGCCGAGTCGCCCGACCCGCCCGTCGCGCGCCCGGATGCGGGTGTCCTTGCAGTCGACGTGGTAGATGCGATCGGCGAAGTCGACGATGAAGTTCGCGGGGTCGATGTCCTGCCAGAGCATGTGGCTCGGGTCCCAGTTGAGGCCGAACGCCTCGCGGTGGTCGATCGCGTCGAGCGCGCGCCGGGTGGTGTAGGAGTCGTACGCGATCTCGGACGGATGCACCTCGAGCGCGAAGCGCACGCCCTCGGCGTCGAACACGTCCATGATCGGGTTCCAGCGGCGGGCGAAGTCCTCATAGCCGTCGTCGATGACGGTCTGCGGCACGGGCGGGTACATCGCGATGTAGCGCCAGATCTTCGAGCCGGTGAAGCCGGTCACCACGTCGACGCCCATGCGCCGGGCGAGCCGTGCGGTCTTCTTCAGCTGCTCGGACGCCCGCGCCCGCACGCCCTCGGGGTCGCCGTCGCCCCAGGTGCGCGGGCCCACGATCGCCTCGTGACGGAAGTCGAGCGGGTCGTCGCACACCACCTGGCCCTGCGCGTGGTTCGACAGCGCCCACACCTTCAGGCCGTGCCGCTCGAGCAGGTCGAGGCGGCCCTGCAGGTACGCGTCGTCGTCGAGCGCGCGGTCGACATCGAGGTGCTGGGTCTTGCAGGCGATTTCGAGGCCGTCGAAGCCCCAGTCGGCGGCCAGCCGCACGACCTCCTCGAAGGGCAGATCCGCCCACTGGGCGGTGAAGAGGGTGACGGGGCGCTTCATCGCAGTGCCTCCAGGAACTCGAGTCGGTTGCCGAACGGATCGCGGGCGTGGAATCGGCGGTGGCCGGGGAACCGGTCGTCGGGCTCGACCGCGATGCCGTGCTCGGCGAACCGCGCCGCGAGCGCGTCGAGGTCGTCGACGAGGATCGCGGGGTGGCTCTCGGCGTTCGGTGCGAACTCGGGATCGGGGATGGCGTGGATCTCGATGCCCGACGACCCGCCGACCGCATCGGGCTCGGAGCGGAACCAGGCGCCGCGGCTGCGGTCCATGGTCTCGGGCTTGGGCACCTCGACCAGACCCAGCACGCCGACGTAGAACGCGCGCGCGGCGTCTTCGGCGCCGACCGGGTGGGCGAACGCCGAGTGGTGGAGTCGGACGAAGCTCACGAGGCCACCGCCGTCATCGTGCCACCGGCGTCTCGTGCACGCGCGCGATCGCGTCGGCGAGGATCTTCGGCATGTCGCCCTCGTTGATCGTGAAGCCGACCTCGTCGCTGATCGCGAGCGGCGCCCCGAACACGACGACGCCCGCGCCGATCGTCGGGCAGCTGACCGCCTGGTCGATGCTGAGGCCGCCGACCGCCTGCACCGGCACGGTCGTGGCCGCGACGATGGCGGGCAGGTCGGTGAGCGGTGAGAGCCGCAGCTCGGGGTGCATGCCCCGGTGGTCGTGCCCGATGTGGTGCAGCACCATGCCGACGCCGAGCGCCTCGAGCCGGCGCGCCTCGGCGACCCGATCCGGTGCGGCGATGTCGTCGCCCATGACGAGCACGTCGAAGTCGGCGCCCGCCTCGCACACCCGCTGGATCGTCGCGTCGTGGGCGCGCGACATCACGACGACGGCGTCGGCGCCGGCCTCGGCGTACATGCGCGCCTCGCCGTACCCGCCGTCCATGATCTTCAGGTCGGCGACGAGCGGCGTGTCGGGGTACTCGGCGCGGAGCCTCCGCACCGCGTGCGCGCCCTCGGCCATCGCGAGCGGCGTGCCGATCTCGAGCCAGTCGGCTCCGGCCTCCATCGCGATCGCGGCCATGCGCAGCGCGTCGTCGAGGTTCTTCAGGTCGAGCGAGACCTGCACGATGCCGAACTCGAGGTCGGATCGCTGCAGGCCCCGGATGCGGCGTGCCATGCGGATGGTTCCCTTCGTCTGGGGTGGAGCGTCGGTGATGCGGATGTCCCAGGCCCGGGTCATCCGGCCGCTGCCGCCCGAGCTGCCTCGAGCGAGGCGACCCGCACGTCGTGCGAGCCGCCGAACCAGCGGTCGCGCGCCTCGATGAGGAATTCGGCCGAGGCCGCGAGCTCGTCGAAGCCGTTGACGCCGTCCTCGATCGAGATCCAGCCGTCGTAGCCGGCGCCCGTGAGCGTGGTGAAGATGCGGTCGTAGTCGTTGAGGCCCTGCCCGATGACCCCGTGTGCGAGCGCGGGGGAGTAGCCGATGG
Proteins encoded in this window:
- a CDS encoding sugar phosphate isomerase/epimerase family protein; its protein translation is MKRPVTLFTAQWADLPFEEVVRLAADWGFDGLEIACKTQHLDVDRALDDDAYLQGRLDLLERHGLKVWALSNHAQGQVVCDDPLDFRHEAIVGPRTWGDGDPEGVRARASEQLKKTARLARRMGVDVVTGFTGSKIWRYIAMYPPVPQTVIDDGYEDFARRWNPIMDVFDAEGVRFALEVHPSEIAYDSYTTRRALDAIDHREAFGLNWDPSHMLWQDIDPANFIVDFADRIYHVDCKDTRIRARDGRVGRLGSHLPWDSPRRGWTFVSAGHGDVPFEDAFRALDAIGYDGPISIEWEDAGMSRYEGAPAALAHVRSLLWDRPQAAFDSVFAQHDE
- a CDS encoding VOC family protein, encoding MSFVRLHHSAFAHPVGAEDAARAFYVGVLGLVEVPKPETMDRSRGAWFRSEPDAVGGSSGIEIHAIPDPEFAPNAESHPAILVDDLDALAARFAEHGIAVEPDDRFPGHRRFHARDPFGNRLEFLEALR
- a CDS encoding orotidine 5'-phosphate decarboxylase / HUMPS family protein translates to MARRIRGLQRSDLEFGIVQVSLDLKNLDDALRMAAIAMEAGADWLEIGTPLAMAEGAHAVRRLRAEYPDTPLVADLKIMDGGYGEARMYAEAGADAVVVMSRAHDATIQRVCEAGADFDVLVMGDDIAAPDRVAEARRLEALGVGMVLHHIGHDHRGMHPELRLSPLTDLPAIVAATTVPVQAVGGLSIDQAVSCPTIGAGVVVFGAPLAISDEVGFTINEGDMPKILADAIARVHETPVAR
- a CDS encoding tartrate dehydrogenase; the encoded protein is MSGTRIAVVAGDGIGLEVLPAGIRAVDAVAEVHGLRLDWHHLDWGSEFYRRHGRMLPVDGLEVLAQHDAIFLGAVGVPDIPDVETLWGLLIPIRRAFEQYINLRPVKTLPGVTNRVRTDEVIDLMIVRENNEGEYSEIGGRAYRGLPEEAAFQENVFTRKGVARAARFAAELAVSRGGRLTSATKSNGIVHTMPFWDEVVRDTLTDYPSVELRSELIDALAASLVLHPERYDVIVASNLFGDILSDLAGAVTGSIGSAPSANLNPERRHPSMFEPVHGSAPDIAGQGIANPIGQIWSGAMMLDALGHRPAAAHLTAAFEHVLAEGVRTRDLGGTASTEQFTSAVVAAVGGLADRYLGTDADADAVVDADVAGVAS
- a CDS encoding aldehyde dehydrogenase family protein, translated to MSAEPQVRSDAAAQVDGAGHPLRRQSLFIDGDWVDGQGTREVRDRWTGEPIAIVSEGDPSLATAAVDAAARALLTAFPIPDRSRVLAAAAAEIAARAEEFAQAITAETGKPITAARGEVGRGVETLTWAAEEAKRLPGETVRLDAIASGAGTMAFTVPEPRGVVAAITPFNFPLNLVLHKVAPAIAAGCSVVLKPSDKAVVVAGLLAEAFEAAGLPAGRLNLVTGAPARVVEPWLADPRVAVVTFTGSSAVGWDLKRRSPEKLHVLELGSNTALVVTDSADVDRAAADAATAALANSGQACVSLQRIYVTPGIAARFTAALAERFGATPIGDPREESTVVGPLITDSAAERLAATIAASVAAGGRVLAGGSLEGGVLQPTLLADVPASDPIVCEEAFGPVASVIVVDDLDAAIAAVNDSDYALNTAIHTSNLGEAMAFAERAEAGSVLVNLPPSYRADHMPYGGVKGSGQGTEGVRYAIHELVREKLVVLKP